From Candidatus Hydrogenedentota bacterium, the proteins below share one genomic window:
- a CDS encoding peptidylprolyl isomerase — protein MMKKVVPVIVALAVLVGVAWFNYVFRPSRLTYAQLQQQAVAEQRLAEAAGEQATPAPETTAADSSPAQTWPAEAPEVFQVQFECSNGTFVIECRKKWAPLGAQRFYDLVRKQFYDGAAFFRVVPGFVVQFGMPADPRVGAQWVGSEIPDDPVLETNAVGTVSFASRGENTRTTQVFINLGKNDQLDGMGFAPFGKVVKGMDVVTAINAEYELRPDQGRIRTEGAAYLKANFPRLDIIHHATLVPEPTEEAKPEAAAPETAPEAPKPPAQ, from the coding sequence ATGATGAAGAAAGTGGTTCCGGTTATCGTGGCGCTGGCGGTGCTCGTCGGCGTCGCTTGGTTCAACTATGTGTTCAGACCGTCGCGGCTGACCTATGCCCAGCTCCAGCAACAGGCGGTGGCGGAACAGCGTTTGGCGGAAGCCGCAGGCGAACAGGCCACGCCCGCGCCGGAAACCACCGCCGCGGACAGCAGCCCGGCTCAAACCTGGCCTGCGGAGGCGCCCGAAGTGTTTCAAGTACAGTTCGAATGCAGCAATGGCACGTTTGTCATCGAGTGCCGCAAGAAGTGGGCGCCTCTCGGCGCACAGCGGTTCTACGACCTCGTCCGCAAGCAGTTCTACGATGGCGCGGCATTCTTCCGTGTCGTGCCGGGGTTCGTGGTCCAGTTCGGCATGCCCGCGGACCCGCGCGTCGGCGCGCAGTGGGTCGGCTCGGAAATCCCCGACGACCCCGTGCTCGAAACCAACGCCGTTGGCACGGTGAGTTTTGCGTCGCGCGGCGAAAACACGCGCACGACGCAGGTATTCATCAACCTGGGCAAGAACGACCAGCTCGACGGCATGGGCTTCGCCCCCTTCGGCAAGGTCGTCAAAGGCATGGACGTCGTCACGGCCATCAACGCCGAATACGAGCTGCGGCCCGACCAGGGACGCATCCGCACCGAAGGCGCGGCCTACCTCAAGGCGAATTTCCCGCGCCTCGACATTATCCACCACGCAACGCTCGTCCCCGAACCAACGGAGGAAGCCAAGCCCGAAGCCGCCGCACCCGAAACAGCCCCGGAAGCGCCCAAGCCCCCGGCGCAGTAG